In one Methanobrevibacter arboriphilus genomic region, the following are encoded:
- a CDS encoding deoxyhypusine synthase: MNVNQMNINEDMKIIDIIDEFSASGVLGAGRVGRSCELLADMIYHDDMKVFLSVAGPLVPGGLRNVISSMIKRGHIDVLITSGANITHDLLESFGGSHYREYGFDDEKLNEAGMGRIGDVYTKSDDFEVFEKEISVLFDKITKSIAQKNFNDPKSCDEHNIISIKDLLYEIGLLIEDENSILKIAAENNVPIFAPGLIDSMFGLQLWMFTQENNLIVDAVRDMHDLSDIVFESERVGAILLGGGLPKHYCLASNLLKGGVDAAIQITMDRSETGSLSGAPLEEAKSWSKAKCGSNLTSVIGDVTVIFPLIYAGALDKIKNKKY; encoded by the coding sequence ATGAATGTTAATCAAATGAATATTAATGAAGATATGAAAATTATCGATATTATTGATGAATTTTCTGCATCTGGTGTATTAGGTGCTGGTAGAGTTGGAAGGTCTTGTGAACTTTTAGCTGATATGATTTATCATGATGATATGAAGGTATTTTTAAGTGTAGCTGGACCTCTTGTTCCTGGAGGTCTTCGTAATGTTATCTCTAGTATGATTAAAAGAGGTCATATTGATGTTTTAATAACAAGTGGAGCTAATATAACTCATGATCTTTTAGAGTCTTTTGGTGGGTCCCATTATCGTGAATATGGTTTTGATGATGAAAAATTAAATGAAGCTGGGATGGGTAGAATTGGAGATGTTTACACTAAATCTGATGATTTTGAAGTTTTTGAAAAAGAAATAAGTGTTCTTTTTGATAAAATTACTAAATCCATTGCTCAAAAAAATTTCAACGACCCAAAATCTTGTGATGAACACAATATAATATCTATTAAGGATTTATTGTATGAAATTGGACTTTTGATTGAAGATGAAAATTCTATTCTCAAAATAGCTGCTGAAAATAATGTTCCTATCTTTGCACCTGGATTAATTGATAGTATGTTTGGTTTACAGTTATGGATGTTTACTCAGGAGAATAATCTTATTGTTGATGCTGTTAGAGATATGCATGATCTTTCAGATATTGTTTTTGAATCAGAGCGTGTTGGAGCTATTCTTCTTGGTGGTGGGCTTCCTAAACATTATTGCCTTGCATCTAATCTTTTAAAAGGTGGTGTTGATGCAGCTATCCAAATTACAATGGATCGTAGTGAAACAGGGAGTTTAAGTGGTGCACCACTTGAAGAAGCTAAATCTTGGTCAAAAGCTAAATGTGGTTCAAATCTAACTTCTGTAATTGGAGATGTTACAGTTATATTTCCATTAATCTATGCTGGAGCATTAGATAAGATTAAGAATAAAAAGTACTAA
- a CDS encoding SpoIIE family protein phosphatase: protein MIFCSLIYILIAVPFRYFFPILYVSELRPASALPPVFGMLFGPWGALGAAIGNMVADIIAGYPPEIYILGFIAQFFYGYISYKLWYGLKITDKITPPRINNVKSLIKFIIVILIASTVMSILLGLLLESLNIANIASPSTLMFEFNNFDFSMILGVLIINLANFYNIKMYKPKKSKKSYFSPKLSDISLILATIIGISYAIYSLFMPPISNNYIITLIVYILVFIYLLRPITEKIEDKISFIKISLTEKIISFFLIIGAIMAILTGIVAFYTDPTSISNTSEFWGIIYINISVVLIIFYIMSVLFLWYIEKNITTPIESISEITDDYTNDDDNIENSEKIISEIKNFTEDKGEIGILANSLEKMIINLENYMEKLRKVTSEKERINTELDIAKKIQESILPNKFPAFPNKVEFDVYAMSKSAEKVGGDFYDFFLIDENHLAIVIADVSDKGIPAALFMMIAKTLIKSNLLNENTPDEAFFNANNQLCEDNDQNMFVTAWMGVLEIDTGKFTFVNAGHNPPILKDNEKSVWLKSSPGFVLGGIKDIKYLQNKITLKPGDRLLLYTDGVTEAINNKEEFFGEKRLIETFDKKGDSQIKEVLDSIKDDIDLFAGDIDQFDDITMLILEYKKE from the coding sequence TTGATTTTTTGCTCTTTAATTTATATATTAATCGCAGTTCCTTTCCGTTACTTTTTTCCAATATTGTATGTATCAGAACTTAGACCAGCTAGTGCACTACCTCCAGTATTTGGTATGCTGTTTGGTCCTTGGGGAGCTTTAGGTGCAGCTATAGGTAATATGGTTGCAGATATAATTGCAGGTTATCCTCCAGAAATATATATTTTAGGATTCATTGCACAGTTTTTTTATGGTTATATTTCTTATAAACTATGGTATGGTTTAAAAATTACAGATAAAATTACTCCACCAAGAATAAATAATGTTAAAAGCTTAATAAAATTCATTATAGTAATTCTCATAGCAAGTACTGTTATGTCAATATTACTAGGATTATTATTAGAATCTCTAAATATTGCAAATATTGCTTCTCCAAGTACTTTAATGTTTGAATTTAATAATTTTGATTTTTCAATGATATTGGGAGTTTTAATAATTAACTTAGCTAATTTTTATAATATTAAAATGTATAAACCAAAAAAATCTAAGAAAAGCTATTTTTCTCCAAAATTATCTGATATTTCACTGATTTTAGCTACTATAATAGGAATTAGTTATGCTATATATTCTTTATTTATGCCTCCTATTTCAAACAATTATATTATTACTCTAATTGTTTATATCTTAGTTTTCATATATTTACTAAGGCCGATTACTGAAAAAATAGAAGATAAGATTTCTTTTATTAAAATTTCATTAACAGAAAAGATAATATCCTTTTTTTTAATAATAGGGGCTATTATGGCTATTCTTACGGGAATTGTAGCTTTTTATACAGATCCTACATCGATTTCAAATACTTCTGAATTTTGGGGAATAATTTATATTAATATATCAGTTGTATTAATTATATTCTACATAATGTCAGTTCTATTTTTATGGTATATAGAGAAAAATATCACAACCCCTATAGAATCTATATCAGAAATTACTGATGATTATACGAATGATGATGATAATATTGAGAATAGTGAAAAAATAATCTCTGAGATTAAAAACTTTACTGAAGACAAAGGTGAAATAGGAATATTAGCTAACTCTCTTGAAAAAATGATTATAAATTTAGAAAATTATATGGAAAAGTTAAGAAAAGTCACATCAGAAAAGGAAAGAATCAACACAGAATTAGACATAGCTAAAAAGATTCAAGAGTCTATATTACCAAATAAATTTCCTGCATTTCCTAATAAAGTAGAATTTGATGTGTATGCTATGTCTAAATCTGCTGAAAAAGTAGGGGGAGATTTTTATGATTTTTTCTTAATTGATGAAAACCATCTAGCAATTGTAATAGCTGATGTTTCTGATAAAGGAATTCCTGCTGCATTATTTATGATGATTGCTAAAACATTAATTAAAAGTAATCTTTTAAACGAAAATACTCCAGATGAGGCATTTTTCAATGCTAACAATCAATTATGTGAAGATAATGATCAAAATATGTTTGTAACAGCATGGATGGGTGTTTTAGAAATAGATACTGGTAAATTTACTTTTGTGAATGCAGGACACAATCCTCCAATATTAAAAGATAATGAAAAATCTGTTTGGCTTAAATCTAGTCCCGGATTTGTTTTAGGTGGTATAAAAGACATAAAATATCTCCAAAATAAGATTACTTTAAAACCAGGGGATCGGCTATTATTATATACTGATGGTGTTACTGAAGCTATTAATAACAAAGAAGAATTTTTTGGAGAAAAACGTTTAATTGAAACTTTTGATAAAAAGGGAGATTCTCAAATTAAAGAAGTTCTTGATTCAATTAAGGATGATATAGACTTGTTTGCTGGAGATATAGACCAGTTTGATGATATTACTATGTTGATACTAGAGTATAAAAAGGAGTAA
- a CDS encoding ATP-binding protein, whose amino-acid sequence MKQIIVCNNKQQLYDVLDFVKKDLDPYKVSKKFQFQLELSIEEIFVNIVNHAYEIHDNEKKILINSYIETDPLKIVLEFLDEGNPYNPLKNNDPDISLPLEERTIGGLGIYLAKRNVDSIEYKYKDKKNILTIKKNLE is encoded by the coding sequence ATGAAACAAATTATAGTTTGCAATAATAAACAGCAATTATATGATGTTTTGGATTTTGTTAAAAAAGATTTAGATCCCTATAAAGTTTCAAAAAAATTTCAATTTCAATTAGAGCTTTCTATTGAAGAAATATTCGTAAATATAGTTAATCATGCTTATGAAATACATGATAATGAAAAAAAGATCTTAATTAATTCTTACATTGAAACAGATCCTTTAAAAATTGTTTTAGAATTTTTAGATGAAGGTAATCCTTATAATCCATTAAAAAATAATGATCCTGATATATCACTTCCTTTAGAAGAAAGGACTATTGGTGGTCTAGGAATATACCTTGCAAAAAGAAATGTTGATAGTATTGAGTATAAATACAAAGATAAAAAGAATATCCTCACAATTAAGAAAAATCTTGAATAG
- a CDS encoding STAS domain-containing protein, giving the protein MIIDKKFDGNCLRIMLKGRLDTNSAPILEESLTDNFQNINSLILDFEELMYISSAGLRVIILIHKKIPNDCEMSIENVNDIIMEVFDTTGFSNVLSINQ; this is encoded by the coding sequence ATGATTATAGATAAAAAATTTGATGGAAATTGTTTGAGGATAATGTTAAAAGGTAGGTTAGATACGAATAGTGCTCCAATCTTAGAGGAAAGTCTAACTGACAATTTTCAGAATATTAATAGCTTAATCCTTGATTTTGAAGAATTGATGTATATTTCAAGTGCAGGACTTCGTGTTATCATATTAATACATAAAAAGATACCTAATGATTGTGAAATGTCAATAGAAAATGTTAATGATATAATAATGGAAGTATTCGATACAACAGGGTTTAGCAATGTTTTAAGCATTAATCAATAA
- a CDS encoding MATE family efflux transporter, whose translation MFERNYNIISAKYKKFLLPTVILSMAMYMSVIIDGIIVGNLIGPNALAAIALLIPITGLFSTIYWTFGIGGSVLSAIAKAERNEMKSRIYFSLSIISLLVIGLVIAILGFFYIGEISKVFSNSEVLLPFVIDYGRILFMGAPLLFIALGISYFMRAEDKPHLATAVLISSNFVNIIMDIVYIKFFNLGIGGAALATVTGYLVGMIFIVKYLISNDRETRFTNIFKSKIKNLKEIIFSGFPPASGQLFILLKTFFINIIILSTIGEAGTVAFAICFDCLIIASIPIIGVCQTMSPIVSVFYSEKDFSGVKFVMRKSFKIAIFSCILLTIFLILFPNIILDIFGVTGINNIIVGEEAIRIFSLSFIGTSITFLMLFYTQAIQKKLISFIISISQGLLILVPSAYILSHLIGGSGIWISFLIAEIGTIIIIYLITIIISKKSKGKYSGILMLPKSKEGSVLDVTIKSSVDDAVGLSEKLIKFAEENGVDKKTSIYVGIAIEEMVVNTIKYNSDSIDYIDVLSEIDENEIRISFKDSGIEYDPTKDVVTEESDFENIHVLKKIADKISYARLIGLNSTIITIKR comes from the coding sequence ATGTTTGAAAGAAACTACAATATAATATCAGCAAAATATAAGAAATTTTTATTACCCACCGTAATTTTATCAATGGCTATGTATATGAGTGTTATCATAGATGGAATAATCGTTGGTAACTTAATTGGACCTAATGCTCTTGCAGCTATTGCATTACTCATACCAATAACTGGTCTTTTTAGTACTATATACTGGACTTTTGGTATTGGAGGCTCAGTACTATCAGCAATAGCAAAAGCTGAGAGAAATGAGATGAAATCTAGAATATATTTCTCATTATCTATTATTTCTTTATTGGTTATTGGTCTAGTAATAGCTATTCTTGGTTTTTTTTATATTGGTGAAATATCTAAGGTTTTTTCAAATAGTGAAGTTCTTCTTCCATTTGTAATAGATTATGGACGCATATTATTTATGGGCGCTCCTTTATTATTCATTGCTTTAGGAATTAGTTATTTTATGCGAGCAGAGGATAAGCCTCATCTTGCTACTGCTGTTTTAATATCTTCTAATTTTGTAAATATAATTATGGATATTGTATATATTAAATTTTTTAATTTAGGGATTGGTGGTGCTGCTCTAGCTACAGTAACTGGATATTTAGTTGGAATGATATTTATTGTTAAATATTTAATATCAAATGATAGAGAAACTAGATTTACAAACATATTTAAATCTAAAATAAAAAATCTAAAAGAAATAATTTTTTCAGGATTTCCTCCAGCATCAGGGCAACTATTTATTTTATTAAAAACATTTTTCATCAATATAATTATATTATCTACAATTGGGGAAGCTGGAACTGTTGCATTTGCTATATGCTTTGATTGTTTAATTATAGCATCTATACCTATTATTGGTGTTTGCCAAACAATGTCTCCTATTGTTTCTGTTTTTTATAGTGAAAAAGACTTTAGTGGTGTGAAATTTGTAATGAGGAAATCATTTAAAATAGCTATATTTTCATGTATTTTATTGACAATATTTCTTATATTATTCCCTAACATCATTCTAGACATATTTGGAGTTACTGGAATAAATAATATTATTGTTGGAGAAGAAGCAATCAGGATATTTTCATTGAGTTTTATTGGAACAAGTATAACCTTCTTAATGTTATTTTATACCCAAGCTATTCAGAAAAAACTCATCTCTTTCATAATTTCAATATCCCAGGGTTTATTAATTTTAGTTCCTTCAGCATACATTCTTTCACATTTAATTGGAGGATCAGGAATATGGATTTCTTTTTTAATAGCTGAAATAGGAACTATAATTATAATTTATTTAATTACGATTATAATATCAAAAAAATCAAAAGGAAAATATTCTGGAATTTTGATGCTTCCAAAAAGCAAGGAAGGGTCTGTATTGGATGTAACCATTAAATCTTCTGTTGATGATGCAGTTGGGCTTTCAGAAAAATTAATTAAATTTGCAGAAGAAAATGGTGTTGATAAAAAAACATCTATATATGTTGGAATTGCAATTGAAGAGATGGTAGTTAATACAATAAAGTATAATTCGGATAGTATTGATTATATTGATGTTTTATCAGAGATAGATGAAAATGAAATAAGGATCTCTTTTAAAGATTCTGGAATTGAATATGACCCAACAAAAGATGTTGTAACTGAAGAAAGTGATTTTGAAAATATTCATGTTCTTAAAAAAATAGCTGATAAAATCAGTTATGCTAGACTTATTGGATTAAATAGTACAATAATAACTATAAAACGATAA